Proteins encoded by one window of Planctomycetia bacterium:
- a CDS encoding DUF1559 domain-containing protein, producing the protein MKQRHAFTLIELLVVIAIIALLMALLLPAVQKVREAANKMICASNLKQIGVALHHYHNDYGEFPNNLKNYPQYSPFTDLLPYIEQDGLFQRYDKSKDPFDPVNMPVSSKVLKIYLCPTMALSETPSPGYASYVCNLGSTYNWSMFPFLEFIYGKPDGVFVNSHRVSFRDIHDGTSYTFFVGESSYSLKDYPAPGSIGGFTSWSFAYPITTFASSFNRMNHKQHFTSPIASSGMGSFRSDHPTGCNFLFGDGSVRFITDSINSDAVPLPLPLGGMNPYAGGAAYRALSTRNKGEPVNLD; encoded by the coding sequence ATGAAACAACGGCATGCGTTTACCCTGATCGAACTGCTGGTGGTGATTGCTATCATCGCCTTGCTGATGGCATTGCTGCTGCCAGCTGTGCAGAAAGTACGCGAAGCCGCCAACAAGATGATCTGTGCCAGCAATCTGAAGCAGATTGGCGTAGCACTGCATCATTATCACAATGATTACGGCGAATTCCCCAATAACCTGAAGAACTATCCGCAGTACAGCCCGTTCACTGATCTGCTGCCTTACATTGAACAGGATGGCTTGTTTCAGAGATACGACAAGAGCAAAGATCCTTTCGATCCAGTGAACATGCCGGTCTCCTCCAAGGTGCTGAAGATTTACCTGTGCCCGACGATGGCGTTGTCTGAAACTCCATCACCCGGTTACGCCAGTTATGTCTGCAACCTGGGCTCCACTTACAACTGGTCGATGTTCCCGTTTCTGGAGTTCATCTATGGCAAGCCTGATGGCGTCTTCGTTAACAGTCATCGCGTGTCATTTCGTGATATTCACGACGGCACCTCGTACACCTTTTTCGTGGGTGAATCGAGCTACTCGCTCAAGGACTACCCTGCCCCTGGCTCCATTGGCGGGTTTACTTCGTGGTCGTTTGCCTACCCGATCACCACTTTTGCTTCATCGTTCAACCGGATGAACCACAAGCAGCATTTCACTTCGCCGATTGCCAGCAGTGGCATGGGTTCGTTCCGCAGCGATCACCCCACTGGCTGCAATTTCCTGTTTGGCGATGGCTCGGTGCGGTTCATTACCGATTCGATCAACAGCGATGCAGTTCCCTTGCCGCTGCCGCTGGGTGGAATGAACCCGTATGCGGGTGGCGCAGCGTATCGTGCTCTGTCAACGCGGAACAAAGGCGAACCAGTCAACCTCGATTAA